A window of Bacillus toyonensis BCT-7112 genomic DNA:
AAAAATGCACAAAATATCGCAACTCAAAGTGTGGAAGTAGCGAGATTATCAGGTTCTTCTAGTATTAAGATGGAAACACTTGAAGAAACTTGGAACATTATTTCAAGAGGTATGCAAGAAACACAACAAATTGAAGAGCAAAATAAACGTGAGCGTGAAGAAAGTCGTAAGCGCATGGCTACACTAACAGAAAACATCAAAAAAGAATTACAAGGATAAAGTGAAACTTTAATCAGTGGGTTTTTGTTCATCCTCACTGATTGTTAACCTTCACCAATTGGGCGTTTATGGGCAGTTGATCTCCCACCTCAAGCTGAATTTTGAGGTGGGAGTTTTACTACCGGGAAAATAGTGGGATAAAGAAAAGGCAATGAGGAACAGTCCTCATTGCCTTTTAGTTTCTCTTAACTAATTTAATGATTTCATTCACAACGAGCGGAATGATACTTAACAAGAGAACAAATCCCCAATCGCGTAATGTTAATGCATGTACACCGAATATATTCGCTAGAGGAGGGATGGAGATGATACATACTTGCATAAGAACACCAATAAGAAGTGAGAAGACTAAGTATTTATTTGTAAATATCCCAATTGAGAAAATCGATTTCGTTCTTGAACGCAAGTTAAATGAATGAACGAGCTGAGAAAAACTAAGAACGACAAATGCCATCGTTTGAGCATGTAATAGAGCATCTTCATCAATTTGCTCTGGGAAAAGTGGAAATAAGTTTGTATCTCCAGCATAGAGTTTCGCCCCAACGATAAAGGCAGCTAACGTTAAAAATCCAATTACAACACCATTGAAAATAAGAAAAGGGACGCTCCCGCTAAATAGACTTTCTTTCGCACGTCGTGGTTTTTCTTTCATCACATCTGAATCTTCAGGATCAACACCGAGTGACAATGCAGGAAGTGTGTCGGTAATTAAATTAACCCACAAAATGTGGATTGGGCGTAATGGTGTCGCCCAGCCAAGTAAAATAGCTAAAAATAAAGCGATAATTTCTCCGAAGTTACAAGAGAGTAGGAAGAGAATCGATTTTTTTATGTTACGGTAAATATTTCTGCCTTCTTCAACGGCTTTAACGATAGATGAGAAGTTATCGTCTGTTAAAACGACATCTGCTGCGCCTTTTGCAACATCTGTCCCTGTAATGCCCATTGCTACGCCAACATCTGCTTGTTTTAAAGATGGAGCATCATTGACGCCATCACCAGTCATAGAAACGATATTTCCTTTCGCACGTAATGCTTTTACAATCTTCACTTTATGTTCTGGAGAGACCCTAGCGAATACATGTAAGTGATTAATTTTGTTTGCTAGTTCTGTATCTGAAATGTTATCTAGTTCAGTTCCAATCATAATTTCAGATTTTTCTTCAGCAATACCAAGTTCTTTGGCAATTGTAAAGGCGGTATCCTTATGATCACCAGTAATCATAACTGTACGAATACCAGCTTTTTTACACTCTGTAATGGAATCTTTTACTTCTGTGCGTGGTGGATCAATCATACCGACAAGACCGATAAAGATGAGATTTTCTTCGAGATGATTAATATCCACATCGTTCGCATTATATTGTTTAAATGCGAATGAAAGTACTCTTAAAGCTTCTTGAGACATTGCCCCGGCAGCTTCTAATATTTGATTTTTATCAGAATTTGTGAAGACCTCAACTTTGTCATTTATAAAGATATGGGTGCAGTGAGGTAAAAGTTTATCAATAGCACCTTTCGTCATACTATAGTAGCTTTCATCGTATGTATGCACTGTTGACATCATTTTACGATCAGAATCAAAAGGTAGCTCGTTAACACGTTCATGTTTATTTTCTAAATGATCTTTTTGCATGTTAAAAGTGCTTCCAGCAACGAGAAGGGCAATTTCAGTAGGGTCCCCAGTTTGGGATTCACTACTATAAGACGCATCATTACATAACACCATATTTTCTAACAATAGACGGTGTACATCATTATTTACATTCAAATTTTCTAACTGAGCGTATGTGTTATCACTATAAAAGTGAGTAACGGTCATTTTATTTTGCGTTAATGTACCTGTTTTATCTGAACAAATAATTGTGACAGACCCGAGAGCTTCAACAGCTGGTAGTTTACGAATGATAACGTTTTGTTTAATCATACGCTGCACGCCAATTGCAAGAACGATGGAAACGATAGCTGGTAGTCCTTCAGGAATAGCCGCTACAGCTAAACTAATTGCAGTCATAAACATTTCTAACGTATCGCGTCCTTGTAAAAAACCGATGAGAAACATAATAGCGCAAATGGCTACAGCGACAAAGCCTAAATATTTTCCTACTTGTGCTAAGCTTTTTTGAAGTGGTGTCATATCATCATCTGATTCATGTAAAAGGGTAGCAATCTTACCAATTTGTGAGTTCATACCAGTTTCAACAGCAACACCAACGCCACGTCCGTATGTTACTAGCGTCGACATAAAGGCCATGTTTTTTTGATCGCCCAGTGGCACTTGTTCATCAGTTTGCATAGAAGGATGATAAAGTGCATCCTTATCAACAGGGACGGACTCACCAGTTAGAGCAGATTCTTCAACTTTTAAATTTGCTGTTTCGATAAGTCGTAAATCACATGGTATATAACGTCCAGCATCGAGCATGACGATATCACCTGGAACGACTTGTTCAGATGGAATTTCTTTTAGTTCGCCGTCTCGTTTTACGATAGCTTTAGGTGTTGCCATTTTTTTTAGTGCTTCCAAAGCTTGCTCAGCCTTTGACTCTTGGATGACACCAATAACTGCATTTAATATGACAACGAGCGCGATAATGCTTGCATCTGCCCATTCACCTACAAAGGCAGAAATAAGGGCAGCTATAAGAAGAACATATACGAGGACATCATTAATTTGGGAAAAAATCCGCTGCCATAAAGTACGTTTTTGTTTTACTGTTAATTCATTTGAACCAAATTGTTTTAAGCGTTCATTTACACCGTCAGCGGTTAAACCACTTTGTTCATTTGTTTTAAGATCCGTTAATATTTGATCTTTCGTCTTACTGTACCATTTGCTCATAAGTAAGCACCTCCAGTAAAAACAGTTAGCAATGGTAGTGTTGCTATTATTTGTGAGTAGTATGTACGGAGAAAAAATCTAAGATGAGCTTCTACTTCTATTGTACAATATTTTACAGTTGGTTGAGGAAAAGAGAAGAGTTGTCATGAATTTGTTGGAAATAAAAAAGAGCCTCATATAAGAGAGGCTTTTTTACTTTTTAATTAATGTACCTAATTCTTCTGTAATAGCTTGCATTTCACTAATGCTGAATGTTTCACGTTTCATAACATGCTCATAGATGTCACGTAAGTCCTCGTACATTTCTTCGTTAAAGCTAGCGGCTCTCATCGCTCCAGCATTAACCATACGTAATTTTTCTTTAATAGCTTCGACCATATATTCAACGTTTTCTTCTGACTTTACGGATAAATCCACCGAAGTGTCCCCCTTTAAAATAACATAAGGCTATCTTAACATTTTTTTATCATTTTCGTTAATGAATCTTTTCAATCCTATTAAATTAGTAGGGATTTCCTTTATATTTAATAATTGGTTGTTTATACTATAAGTATATATTAAGAAATGCACCAAGAAAGGAAGAAACAAAAATATGGTTCAAGTATTATTTGTTTGTCTTGGGAACATTTGCCGTTCTCCAATGGCAGAAGCGATTTTTCGAGATCTTGTCGTAAAAGAGGGACTTGAAGAGAAAATTGTCATTGATTCTGCAGGAACTGGAGATTGGCACATTGGTCATCCGCCACATAAAGGAACACAAAAAATTTTAAAAGAAAATGAAGTCGTTTTTGAAGGAATTAAAGCAAGGCAAGTAGAAAAAGAAGACTTAACAAAGTTTGATTATATTATTGCCATGGACAACAAGAATATAGCAGATTTAAAAAGTTTAGGTAAAACTGGA
This region includes:
- a CDS encoding DUF1128 domain-containing protein, yielding MDLSVKSEENVEYMVEAIKEKLRMVNAGAMRAASFNEEMYEDLRDIYEHVMKRETFSISEMQAITEELGTLIKK
- a CDS encoding cation-translocating P-type ATPase — encoded protein: MSKWYSKTKDQILTDLKTNEQSGLTADGVNERLKQFGSNELTVKQKRTLWQRIFSQINDVLVYVLLIAALISAFVGEWADASIIALVVILNAVIGVIQESKAEQALEALKKMATPKAIVKRDGELKEIPSEQVVPGDIVMLDAGRYIPCDLRLIETANLKVEESALTGESVPVDKDALYHPSMQTDEQVPLGDQKNMAFMSTLVTYGRGVGVAVETGMNSQIGKIATLLHESDDDMTPLQKSLAQVGKYLGFVAVAICAIMFLIGFLQGRDTLEMFMTAISLAVAAIPEGLPAIVSIVLAIGVQRMIKQNVIIRKLPAVEALGSVTIICSDKTGTLTQNKMTVTHFYSDNTYAQLENLNVNNDVHRLLLENMVLCNDASYSSESQTGDPTEIALLVAGSTFNMQKDHLENKHERVNELPFDSDRKMMSTVHTYDESYYSMTKGAIDKLLPHCTHIFINDKVEVFTNSDKNQILEAAGAMSQEALRVLSFAFKQYNANDVDINHLEENLIFIGLVGMIDPPRTEVKDSITECKKAGIRTVMITGDHKDTAFTIAKELGIAEEKSEIMIGTELDNISDTELANKINHLHVFARVSPEHKVKIVKALRAKGNIVSMTGDGVNDAPSLKQADVGVAMGITGTDVAKGAADVVLTDDNFSSIVKAVEEGRNIYRNIKKSILFLLSCNFGEIIALFLAILLGWATPLRPIHILWVNLITDTLPALSLGVDPEDSDVMKEKPRRAKESLFSGSVPFLIFNGVVIGFLTLAAFIVGAKLYAGDTNLFPLFPEQIDEDALLHAQTMAFVVLSFSQLVHSFNLRSRTKSIFSIGIFTNKYLVFSLLIGVLMQVCIISIPPLANIFGVHALTLRDWGFVLLLSIIPLVVNEIIKLVKRN
- a CDS encoding low molecular weight protein-tyrosine-phosphatase; amino-acid sequence: MVQVLFVCLGNICRSPMAEAIFRDLVVKEGLEEKIVIDSAGTGDWHIGHPPHKGTQKILKENEVVFEGIKARQVEKEDLTKFDYIIAMDNKNIADLKSLGKTGGYIGRLSDFVPDGGWTDVPDPYYTGNFQEVYDLVTEGCAKLLAFIRNEQGI